Proteins encoded together in one Psychrobacter sanguinis window:
- a CDS encoding glutaredoxin family protein, translated as MTDITTTRQLIIQQAHLKLDLDKAEKTWFLLGTMGCHLCDEAENLLRLFSGVTATAIEKVDIADFEEEFMMQFATMIPVVLTPTQQINYPFSVADLMAHQ; from the coding sequence TTGACTGATATTACCACCACCCGTCAGCTAATTATTCAACAAGCTCACCTAAAGCTGGATCTCGATAAGGCTGAAAAAACATGGTTTTTATTGGGCACGATGGGCTGCCACTTATGTGATGAAGCTGAAAATCTGCTTAGGCTATTTTCTGGTGTAACGGCAACGGCTATCGAAAAAGTCGATATCGCTGACTTTGAAGAAGAATTTATGATGCAATTTGCCACCATGATTCCAGTTGTACTGACCCCAACGCAACAAATAAACTACCCTTTTTCTGTGGCTGACCTCATGGCACACCAATGA
- the mtgA gene encoding monofunctional biosynthetic peptidoglycan transglycosylase, with protein sequence MTAVFSFFKRIFWALMLLAVAFYVSVAGLLLVWKTQPINNSMFMLSHRLDGGEVTQTWVEYEDIAKSAKQAAIVSEDSRFVSHNGFDMEGIEAARKKNESSGTVAAGGSTITQQLAKNLFLTSHRSYVRKGLEASITLMIEGMWDKRRILTAYLNVAEFGNGIYGIEAASQYYFNKSASKLNRDQSALLISMLTNPKYYEKHMSNKRLLNKQRIIMRRMNNAVLP encoded by the coding sequence ATGACGGCAGTTTTTTCTTTTTTTAAGCGTATCTTTTGGGCACTCATGCTATTGGCAGTAGCTTTTTATGTCTCTGTTGCGGGCTTATTGTTGGTCTGGAAGACACAACCGATTAATAATAGTATGTTTATGTTGAGCCATCGTTTGGATGGGGGTGAAGTGACGCAAACTTGGGTTGAGTATGAAGACATTGCTAAGTCTGCCAAGCAAGCAGCCATTGTTAGTGAAGACTCTCGATTTGTGAGTCACAATGGTTTTGATATGGAAGGTATTGAAGCGGCAAGGAAGAAGAATGAAAGCTCAGGAACGGTTGCCGCTGGAGGGTCTACCATTACTCAGCAATTGGCAAAAAACTTGTTTTTAACTTCCCATCGCTCTTATGTACGTAAGGGGCTTGAAGCCAGTATTACGTTAATGATAGAAGGTATGTGGGATAAGCGGCGTATTTTAACAGCGTACTTAAATGTGGCTGAATTTGGTAATGGCATTTATGGTATCGAGGCTGCTTCGCAATACTATTTTAACAAATCTGCCAGTAAACTTAATCGTGATCAGTCTGCTTTATTGATCAGTATGTTGACCAATCCTAAGTATTATGAAAAGCACATGAGCAATAAGCGGTTACTTAACAAACAACGCATTATTATGCGTCGTATGAATAATGCTGTGCTACCTTAA